One window of Terriglobales bacterium genomic DNA carries:
- a CDS encoding metallophosphoesterase family protein, with the protein MIAVISDLHFEEEASDVISGGSKQIIFRRNLDPKAYRSFISHMADEARRRYVENFELVIAGDVFDLNRTTLWFNDELRPYVSLDDVSPELEKKVLKILEAVAAEPAVSQTLALFRNLAAGKYKGHDSTARDWVDRDFPCPVKITCLTGNHDRLANGSAAIRKRVCELMGIREIERFPHYALFEDPDVLVRHGHEYDNNNFALDLPGNEPIPLKVDEAGYSQANFGDFITIDVAVRLPYLFRHKYGDEQILKDPVLGALYLRLLQFDDVRPQSALLDYMLDDSEGNFSVEEAWERFVPMMQDLMAQIHDDKFFRYWLGRRAKPWAPAELELARGLLQMGGWHNRPAREAARKITRFMMGGEPDQPQLSAMREELVVQNKVRVVLSGHTHSPDVCLIKNDETGDRFYINTGTWRDVIPSTPDGRTFGRMRALTYVTLYSKAEQSESCNSFDYWTGFTKDW; encoded by the coding sequence ATGATCGCAGTTATCTCCGACTTGCATTTTGAAGAAGAAGCTTCAGATGTAATCAGCGGCGGCAGCAAGCAAATCATCTTTCGTCGCAATCTCGATCCCAAGGCCTATCGCAGTTTCATTTCGCATATGGCCGACGAGGCGCGCCGTCGTTATGTAGAGAATTTCGAGCTGGTGATCGCCGGCGATGTGTTCGACCTCAATCGCACCACGCTCTGGTTCAACGACGAACTCCGGCCGTACGTATCGCTCGACGATGTTTCTCCAGAGCTGGAAAAGAAAGTTCTCAAGATTCTGGAGGCGGTTGCCGCTGAGCCGGCCGTCAGTCAAACTCTCGCGCTCTTTCGCAACCTTGCTGCGGGAAAGTACAAGGGGCACGATTCGACTGCGCGCGATTGGGTAGATCGCGACTTCCCGTGCCCGGTCAAGATCACGTGCCTGACGGGAAATCATGACCGCCTGGCGAATGGGTCCGCCGCGATTCGAAAGCGAGTCTGCGAACTAATGGGGATTCGTGAGATAGAGCGTTTTCCCCATTACGCGCTCTTCGAAGATCCTGATGTTCTTGTCCGCCACGGTCACGAATACGACAACAATAACTTTGCACTCGACCTTCCTGGGAACGAACCCATCCCGTTGAAAGTGGACGAGGCGGGATACTCGCAGGCGAACTTTGGTGACTTCATCACGATCGATGTCGCGGTGCGGCTTCCTTATCTTTTTCGTCACAAGTATGGCGATGAACAGATTTTGAAAGATCCTGTGCTGGGGGCGCTGTACCTGCGTTTGCTGCAATTCGACGACGTGCGTCCGCAGTCGGCGCTGCTCGATTACATGCTGGATGACTCGGAGGGCAATTTCTCAGTCGAAGAGGCGTGGGAGAGGTTCGTTCCCATGATGCAGGATCTCATGGCCCAGATCCATGACGACAAATTCTTTCGTTATTGGCTCGGTCGGCGGGCCAAGCCTTGGGCTCCGGCGGAGTTGGAACTGGCTCGAGGGCTGCTGCAGATGGGCGGATGGCACAACCGGCCCGCTCGGGAAGCCGCACGAAAAATTACGCGTTTCATGATGGGCGGAGAGCCCGATCAGCCGCAACTCTCGGCGATGCGCGAAGAACTGGTTGTCCAGAACAAAGTTCGCGTCGTGCTTTCCGGGCATACCCATTCGCCGGACGTGTGCCTGATTAAGAACGACGAAACCGGGGACCGCTTCTACATCAACACCGGCACCTGGCGCGATGTGATTCCCTCGACGCCGGATGGGAGAACCTTTGGCCGCATGCGCGCTCTTACCTATGTGACGCTCTATTCAAAGGCAGAGCAAAGTGAGTCATGCAACTCGTTCGACTACTGGACTGGGTTTACGAAGGACTGGTAA
- the cobA gene encoding uroporphyrinogen-III C-methyltransferase, whose protein sequence is MSFSSRGKVYLVGAGPGDPELLTMKAVRVLREADVVLHDDLISREILALIPRTATVISVGKRCGAARVTQEEINAMLVAYASSGRTVVRLKSGDPMLFGRAGEEIDAIRERGIEFEVVPGISAAFAAAAALETSLTDRRYASRVVFSTGHRAASAPSEGTTHVIYMPGVDYASVGNRLLAEGFSPETPCVIVSAVSRETQSELRTTLGDLPNSGLLSAPSILLVGEVFEHDSETTLGQRIDSLAARLSVLPS, encoded by the coding sequence GTGAGCTTTTCCTCCAGAGGCAAGGTTTACCTGGTTGGAGCAGGTCCGGGCGATCCGGAATTGCTCACCATGAAGGCAGTTCGCGTGCTTCGCGAAGCGGATGTGGTGTTGCACGATGATCTGATCAGTCGCGAGATTCTCGCTTTGATTCCACGAACTGCGACGGTGATTTCAGTAGGGAAGCGATGCGGCGCCGCACGAGTCACGCAGGAAGAGATCAATGCGATGCTGGTTGCCTACGCCAGTTCGGGACGAACGGTGGTCAGGCTCAAATCAGGTGATCCGATGCTCTTTGGACGTGCGGGGGAGGAGATCGACGCCATACGCGAGCGAGGCATCGAGTTCGAAGTTGTGCCGGGAATTAGCGCAGCATTCGCCGCTGCTGCGGCGCTGGAAACTTCATTGACCGATAGGCGCTACGCCTCACGCGTGGTCTTTAGCACAGGACATCGCGCTGCCAGTGCGCCTTCGGAAGGGACCACCCACGTGATTTACATGCCGGGCGTAGATTATGCCTCTGTGGGGAATCGTTTGCTCGCGGAAGGATTTTCGCCCGAGACTCCATGCGTCATCGTGTCTGCAGTTTCCCGCGAGACGCAATCGGAACTTCGAACGACGCTTGGCGATCTTCCTAATTCGGGATTGCTTTCGGCGCCATCGATCCTTCTAGTAGGTGAAGTCTTCGAGCATGATTCAGAAACCACCCTTGGCCAACGTATCGATTCTTTGGCAGCGCGATTGTCTGTCCTGCCGTCTTAA
- a CDS encoding bifunctional precorrin-2 dehydrogenase/sirohydrochlorin ferrochelatase, with translation MNLFPIFLKLEGRRCLVVGGGQVGTQKIAGLLDAGAQVTVVDPSPAVAVREFLGARVVWHERKYLSSDLDGVYLVIAATSDPTVNQQIYDEAQRRGILANVVDVPPLCDFYYPAVVRRGSLVVAVSSQGESPHLAQRVRDEISQALSEDLDEVVQYIGDERRRILREHAPGAKRLQLLRDLVYPAGVGS, from the coding sequence ATGAATCTGTTTCCAATTTTCCTCAAGCTCGAAGGCCGCAGGTGCCTCGTTGTGGGAGGGGGCCAGGTCGGCACGCAAAAGATTGCGGGGTTGCTTGATGCCGGCGCACAAGTCACCGTTGTAGATCCTTCTCCGGCAGTTGCAGTGCGTGAATTTCTGGGTGCGCGTGTGGTGTGGCACGAGCGGAAGTATCTGTCCAGCGACCTGGATGGCGTCTACCTCGTGATTGCGGCAACTTCGGATCCTACAGTGAACCAGCAGATTTATGACGAAGCGCAGCGGCGCGGCATTCTCGCGAATGTCGTCGATGTGCCACCTCTGTGCGACTTTTACTATCCGGCTGTGGTTCGGCGTGGATCGCTCGTCGTTGCCGTCTCTTCTCAAGGCGAGAGCCCGCATCTGGCACAACGCGTACGTGATGAAATCAGCCAGGCTCTGTCCGAGGATCTGGACGAAGTTGTACAGTACATCGGAGACGAACGTCGGCGCATTCTCCGCGAGCACGCCCCCGGAGCGAAACGGTTGCAGCTCTTGCGCGATCTCGTCTATCCAGCAGGAGTCGGCTCGTGA
- a CDS encoding nitrite/sulfite reductase, with protein MAGAAQVVKETKAQKIERLKRELNPWEHVEQIRQFAREGRSTIPPEWANAYFKWWGIYTQGDGVGAVGGKGGEGLATEYFMMRIGLPNGILRSDQLRAIAEVTKKHARNLADITVRQNIQLHWLTIEGLVETMDALATVGLGPKGACGDVVRNVTGCPLAGVAADEIFDASPLAQGIARELSGNSDFYNLPRKFKITATGCRSWCSYPEINDVALTATERVRNGRSEPGFSLRVGGGLSADPHLGIRLNVFVPLERAIDVVRGVAELFREQSTLRESRERARLKHLFLQQGWTEERFRCELEWRLGFKLDAAEYEQVPSDIYRDHVGIHPQKQPGLAYVGASVLRGRVSGDQLAHAAELSERFGSGELRTTTMQNLVFVNVPRSRAAELARELQQIDLQVDATPFWRGAVACTGTEFCKLAITETKGFARWLVEELESRIPEFDQQLKLHVTGCPNSCGQHWIADIGLEGKKIKHNGKLVDAYYFCAGGSVGAWARTARPVGYRAPATEVPEALERLLRTYLTTREGGENLRAWFGRHSDLELREFLAGAQFAPVERDLPERAVPHGVE; from the coding sequence ATGGCGGGAGCGGCACAGGTCGTTAAGGAAACGAAGGCGCAGAAGATCGAGCGGCTGAAACGTGAACTCAATCCCTGGGAGCACGTAGAGCAGATTCGGCAGTTCGCTCGCGAAGGACGTAGCACCATTCCTCCGGAATGGGCAAACGCGTATTTCAAGTGGTGGGGTATCTACACGCAGGGCGACGGTGTGGGCGCCGTCGGCGGCAAAGGCGGCGAAGGCCTTGCGACTGAATACTTCATGATGCGAATCGGCTTGCCGAACGGCATTCTGCGCTCGGATCAGCTGCGTGCGATTGCGGAAGTAACAAAGAAGCACGCTCGCAATCTGGCCGACATTACGGTTCGACAAAACATTCAATTGCACTGGCTGACGATTGAAGGGCTTGTCGAGACCATGGATGCGCTTGCCACCGTGGGTCTCGGCCCGAAGGGTGCGTGCGGCGACGTGGTGCGTAACGTGACCGGCTGCCCGCTGGCGGGAGTCGCCGCAGATGAGATCTTCGACGCGTCTCCACTCGCGCAGGGAATCGCGCGCGAGCTCTCGGGTAATTCGGACTTCTACAACCTTCCGCGCAAATTCAAAATCACCGCCACCGGCTGCAGGAGCTGGTGCTCATATCCTGAGATCAACGATGTTGCGCTAACCGCGACAGAGCGTGTGCGGAATGGCCGAAGCGAGCCTGGATTCTCTTTGCGAGTTGGCGGCGGTCTCTCGGCCGATCCTCATCTGGGAATTCGGCTGAACGTCTTCGTGCCTCTCGAGAGGGCGATCGATGTGGTGCGCGGCGTTGCCGAACTCTTCCGCGAGCAGTCGACACTGCGTGAGAGCCGCGAACGCGCGCGACTGAAGCACCTGTTTCTCCAGCAAGGATGGACGGAGGAACGTTTTCGTTGCGAGCTCGAGTGGCGATTGGGATTCAAGCTTGACGCGGCGGAGTACGAGCAGGTTCCGTCGGACATCTACCGCGATCACGTCGGCATACATCCGCAGAAGCAGCCCGGACTCGCGTATGTCGGCGCCTCGGTTCTTCGTGGACGAGTTTCGGGAGATCAGCTTGCACATGCTGCTGAGCTTTCCGAGCGCTTCGGTAGCGGCGAACTGCGCACAACAACGATGCAGAACCTGGTCTTCGTAAATGTGCCTCGCAGCCGTGCAGCCGAACTGGCGCGGGAGTTGCAGCAGATTGACCTGCAGGTCGACGCCACACCATTCTGGCGCGGCGCGGTCGCGTGCACGGGGACTGAATTCTGCAAGCTGGCCATTACCGAGACCAAAGGATTTGCGCGTTGGCTAGTGGAGGAACTCGAATCTCGCATTCCCGAATTTGACCAACAACTCAAGCTGCACGTCACGGGCTGCCCAAACAGTTGCGGCCAACACTGGATCGCCGATATAGGACTCGAGGGAAAGAAGATCAAGCACAACGGGAAGCTGGTGGATGCTTACTACTTCTGCGCGGGTGGTTCTGTCGGCGCATGGGCGCGGACGGCGCGGCCCGTTGGCTACCGCGCGCCGGCAACCGAGGTGCCCGAGGCGTTAGAGCGATTGCTTCGGACTTATTTGACGACACGGGAAGGCGGTGAGAATCTGCGCGCCTGGTTCGGCCGTCACAGCGATCTGGAGCTTCGCGAGTTTCTTGCGGGAGCTCAGTTTGCTCCTGTCGAACGCGACCTCCCTGAGCGCGCTGTGCCGCATGGAGTGGAGTAA
- a CDS encoding putative sulfate exporter family transporter has protein sequence MATAAIPQPRFAPFPQRIFEPLPGVALLAAIGLLGKFIEQRIALYGKSHHLHLPNIEYVLWAILIGVVVANTFGVPKVFRAGIATYDFWLKTGIVLLGARFLVGDLALMGSVSLVLVVVELTLAISFMTWLGRVFGLNRNLSALLAVGSSVCGVSAIIATQGAIEADDEDASFAIAAILALGAIALFTFPLIGHALGMSDHAFGLWSGLAVDNTAEAVATGAIYSDTAQKFAVLAKTTRNAMIGFVVLGFALRWATSKATEFKQNKAQFLWAKFPKFVLGFLLISALASLHVFDKSQTAALGNLSRWAFLLTFAGVGLRTDIRAMAKQGMRPFVVGALGEVVIAALTLGLVLGASRVAHF, from the coding sequence ATGGCAACTGCAGCGATACCGCAACCCAGATTCGCTCCCTTCCCACAACGGATCTTTGAGCCTTTGCCGGGCGTTGCGCTGCTTGCGGCGATCGGTTTACTCGGGAAGTTCATTGAGCAACGAATCGCGCTTTACGGCAAGTCGCATCATTTGCATCTTCCCAACATCGAGTACGTGCTGTGGGCGATTCTGATTGGGGTGGTGGTCGCCAATACCTTCGGCGTGCCGAAGGTCTTTCGTGCTGGAATCGCCACTTACGATTTCTGGTTGAAGACCGGCATCGTGCTGCTGGGAGCGCGTTTCCTGGTCGGTGATTTGGCCTTGATGGGCAGCGTGAGTCTTGTGCTCGTAGTCGTCGAGCTTACGCTGGCGATCAGCTTCATGACGTGGCTTGGCCGCGTCTTCGGGTTGAATCGCAACCTCAGCGCACTGCTTGCGGTGGGATCGTCGGTGTGCGGCGTCTCCGCGATTATTGCAACGCAAGGCGCGATCGAGGCCGACGATGAAGACGCGTCGTTTGCGATCGCGGCCATTCTCGCCCTGGGTGCAATCGCTCTGTTCACATTTCCACTCATTGGTCATGCACTTGGGATGTCGGACCACGCTTTCGGACTGTGGTCGGGCCTTGCGGTCGACAACACCGCAGAAGCCGTTGCGACTGGTGCGATCTACTCCGATACGGCGCAAAAATTCGCCGTGCTGGCCAAGACTACCCGCAACGCCATGATCGGATTCGTAGTGCTTGGCTTCGCCTTGCGCTGGGCGACAAGCAAGGCGACGGAGTTCAAGCAGAACAAAGCGCAATTTCTGTGGGCAAAATTTCCCAAATTTGTACTCGGCTTCCTGCTGATCTCGGCCCTAGCCAGCCTGCATGTATTCGATAAGTCACAGACTGCCGCTCTCGGAAATCTCTCGCGCTGGGCATTCTTGCTTACGTTTGCAGGCGTAGGTTTGCGGACCGATATTCGCGCGATGGCGAAGCAAGGGATGCGTCCCTTTGTTGTCGGCGCTCTCGGCGAGGTCGTCATAGCAGCGCTTACTCTCGGATTGGTGCTTGGCGCCAGTCGCGTAGCTCATTTCTGA
- a CDS encoding VOC family protein — translation MANPFVHVELNTPDPEKAKAFYSKLFQWELEDVPNPAVPSSVYTMIKVGSGTGGGIMKQVSGGPSGWLAYVEVDDIQAATQRAKSLGGKIMKDVTEVMGMGWLSFIQDPTGAVLGLWKTKK, via the coding sequence GTGGCAAACCCATTCGTGCATGTGGAACTGAATACGCCGGACCCGGAAAAAGCAAAGGCGTTCTACTCGAAGCTATTCCAGTGGGAATTAGAAGATGTGCCCAACCCCGCCGTGCCCTCCAGTGTCTACACCATGATCAAAGTGGGATCGGGCACGGGTGGCGGCATCATGAAGCAAGTTTCCGGCGGACCTTCCGGTTGGCTCGCTTATGTTGAGGTGGATGACATTCAAGCTGCGACGCAAAGGGCGAAATCGCTAGGCGGCAAGATCATGAAGGACGTAACCGAAGTGATGGGCATGGGCTGGCTCAGCTTTATTCAGGATCCGACGGGCGCAGTTCTGGGGCTCTGGAAGACAAAGAAATAA
- a CDS encoding PQQ-binding-like beta-propeller repeat protein, whose product MTTGIPPLPFHKEIVMMMASFLGRTCRTVLLSVFGIVFGSSVYTQADSTTTSTATAAWTVKVNGDIRWQQITPAGALLVSTDSALTAIDIDRGRVAWEKPELGGLSADSVRPVEGSLLMEAKREGLLLIFDPVTGSVIFDSRKLDLTQVITRRVLPQSGTLLVHGKRAAGPSVVGLFDLVNGQRLWANESLFTQTEPKKRGFGALMQGLQNLAAESTALEVLQAGPDMIVVHTLMGLRALDARTGAVRWSATLPTQRGMVAQHVRLYPSFDKPNRIYVSFNDSLMAYGLTDGQALWTKPAKVDGRIRDIVQHPAGIVMLPEAPPENEATGNVRIVNGVVQTGLNVARYEDGTMIAPKPIRMHGTVIDALVAGNAVVLAVDAESRTFVNVLDVASASLRLKKDVKIKGQLAYAELTPKGLLYVSRPDATINAEVNVIDLETGEPRFKDAIESGKPLSSSDYKAARYYLHHSAEGKTLYVFANRDHRLYAVDREAGTFRAVGNEIKLQGGEDPTAMEIRQEGIVLSSSQNLVIVARDGQIKQQVYYPAPQLPGVLRALYALNAVRAGLYGAAASAYGDAFAQASQQATDPTTQRVTGQLAAAYTQGGKQLEGYSKQSAAMATKRFKASLDVPGFVFMLTRAPDGHGNVLMQIDKSTAQPLAQVNLGKEKEPAYAVDDIADMLFLQTAPGTLVGYRL is encoded by the coding sequence ATGACCACTGGTATCCCGCCTCTGCCCTTCCACAAGGAGATTGTGATGATGATGGCCTCTTTTCTTGGCCGCACTTGCCGTACGGTCCTGCTGTCTGTATTTGGGATCGTCTTCGGAAGCAGCGTTTACACACAAGCCGACAGCACCACCACTTCCACCGCGACGGCCGCTTGGACCGTCAAGGTGAATGGCGACATTCGTTGGCAGCAGATCACGCCTGCGGGAGCTCTCCTTGTCTCGACCGACAGCGCGCTTACAGCTATAGACATCGATCGCGGGCGAGTTGCATGGGAGAAACCCGAATTGGGAGGACTTTCGGCGGATAGCGTGCGCCCAGTCGAAGGATCGCTCCTGATGGAAGCTAAGCGAGAGGGCTTGCTCCTGATCTTTGATCCAGTGACTGGCTCTGTGATCTTCGATTCACGGAAACTTGATCTCACGCAGGTGATTACACGCCGCGTTCTGCCCCAGAGCGGCACACTTCTGGTCCACGGAAAGCGGGCTGCGGGTCCGTCCGTGGTGGGGCTATTCGACCTCGTCAACGGGCAGCGACTTTGGGCGAATGAGTCGCTGTTTACGCAGACTGAGCCTAAGAAGAGAGGCTTTGGTGCGCTGATGCAGGGACTCCAGAACCTTGCGGCAGAGTCAACGGCACTCGAGGTTCTGCAGGCCGGGCCGGACATGATCGTCGTGCACACATTGATGGGTCTCCGCGCTCTGGATGCGCGCACTGGAGCAGTGCGCTGGTCGGCGACTCTTCCTACACAGCGAGGTATGGTGGCGCAGCACGTGCGTCTGTATCCGTCGTTCGACAAACCTAATCGCATCTACGTGAGCTTCAACGACAGCTTGATGGCATACGGCCTGACGGACGGCCAGGCGCTGTGGACTAAACCGGCGAAGGTGGATGGACGCATACGCGACATCGTGCAGCATCCAGCAGGGATTGTGATGCTTCCTGAGGCGCCGCCGGAGAACGAGGCAACCGGCAACGTTCGCATCGTCAATGGCGTTGTGCAAACCGGGCTCAACGTCGCTCGCTACGAAGATGGAACCATGATCGCCCCAAAACCCATCCGGATGCACGGCACGGTGATCGACGCCTTGGTCGCTGGGAATGCTGTTGTCCTCGCTGTGGACGCGGAGTCGCGCACATTTGTGAACGTGTTGGATGTTGCCAGCGCGTCATTGCGGTTGAAAAAGGACGTCAAGATCAAAGGCCAGCTCGCTTACGCGGAGCTCACCCCGAAGGGCTTGCTCTATGTATCGCGGCCCGACGCAACGATCAATGCTGAGGTCAACGTCATCGATCTCGAAACCGGAGAGCCGCGGTTCAAAGACGCAATCGAGAGCGGCAAGCCCCTCAGCTCGAGCGACTACAAGGCTGCACGCTACTACCTGCATCACTCTGCGGAAGGTAAGACGCTCTATGTGTTTGCGAATCGCGACCATCGGCTCTATGCAGTTGATCGCGAGGCCGGTACTTTCCGCGCAGTAGGAAATGAAATCAAGCTGCAGGGCGGTGAAGATCCTACGGCGATGGAGATCCGGCAGGAAGGAATCGTCCTCAGCTCTTCGCAGAACTTGGTGATTGTTGCGCGCGACGGACAAATCAAGCAGCAGGTTTACTACCCGGCACCGCAGCTTCCGGGAGTGTTGCGCGCTCTCTATGCGCTCAACGCCGTGCGCGCAGGCCTCTACGGTGCCGCTGCCTCGGCATACGGTGACGCCTTCGCTCAAGCCTCGCAGCAGGCGACCGATCCCACTACTCAACGGGTAACCGGCCAGCTCGCTGCGGCGTACACGCAGGGTGGCAAGCAGCTCGAGGGCTACTCAAAGCAGTCGGCAGCGATGGCGACGAAGCGGTTCAAGGCCTCGCTGGATGTCCCTGGATTCGTCTTCATGTTGACGCGCGCTCCCGACGGACATGGCAATGTGTTGATGCAGATCGATAAGAGCACAGCACAGCCGCTAGCACAGGTGAATCTTGGCAAAGAGAAGGAGCCGGCATACGCGGTAGACGACATCGCCGACATGCTCTTCCTGCAGACTGCGCCGGGCACACTGGTCGGTTATCGCCTGTAA
- a CDS encoding MBL fold metallo-hydrolase yields the protein MSLSFLAQTCDALQFRAMLKKAVIAISFAALSLTQAKPQIQPQSQPSQSQTAQPAPAQTPAFTVKQIGKGVYAAISGRAGGNTGFIIGDNGVLVVDTFISQTPARDLLSEIRKITNLPVKYVVNTHYHLDHVAGNAIFTEAGATVIAHRNERGWVRTENLKFFRQNGATPTAEQRAQVASLVEPQITYDHILEVNLGSRLVRVVYLPGHTGGDSVVYIPDANVVFTGDLAWNQRIPNLIDATTSAWIETLDKMMAAHPNATFIPGHGDVASVQDIRAFHDYLAALRESIQKAQAAGQSGDALTQTVLADLKPKYGAWPGFERLSPLNVQQTAAELDGTKKIPQAE from the coding sequence TTGAGTCTCAGCTTTTTGGCGCAGACCTGCGATGCACTACAATTTCGCGCCATGCTGAAGAAAGCTGTCATCGCCATTAGCTTCGCTGCCTTGTCCCTCACTCAAGCGAAGCCACAAATACAGCCACAATCGCAACCCAGCCAGTCGCAAACTGCGCAACCTGCCCCGGCGCAGACGCCGGCGTTCACCGTCAAGCAAATCGGTAAAGGCGTTTACGCGGCGATCTCGGGGCGCGCCGGGGGCAACACTGGATTCATCATTGGCGATAACGGGGTGCTGGTGGTCGATACCTTCATCAGCCAAACGCCCGCGCGTGACCTGCTAAGCGAAATCCGCAAGATCACGAATCTGCCCGTGAAGTATGTCGTCAACACCCATTACCATCTCGACCACGTGGCCGGCAATGCCATCTTCACTGAAGCGGGAGCAACCGTGATCGCCCATCGCAACGAGCGCGGTTGGGTGCGGACGGAAAATCTGAAGTTCTTCCGGCAGAATGGCGCAACGCCAACCGCGGAGCAGCGCGCGCAAGTCGCGTCCCTCGTCGAGCCGCAGATCACCTATGACCACATTCTCGAAGTGAATCTCGGCTCACGCCTGGTGCGAGTCGTTTATTTACCCGGCCACACCGGCGGCGATTCCGTGGTCTACATTCCTGATGCAAATGTCGTCTTCACCGGCGACCTCGCATGGAACCAGCGCATTCCCAATTTGATCGATGCCACTACTTCAGCCTGGATCGAAACCCTCGACAAAATGATGGCTGCGCATCCCAACGCTACCTTCATCCCCGGCCATGGAGACGTAGCCAGCGTGCAAGACATTAGAGCGTTTCACGATTACCTGGCAGCGCTGCGCGAGAGCATTCAGAAGGCGCAAGCTGCAGGACAGAGTGGCGACGCACTAACGCAAACTGTATTGGCCGATCTCAAGCCCAAATATGGTGCGTGGCCCGGCTTCGAACGTCTTAGCCCGCTGAACGTCCAGCAAACGGCCGCCGAACTTGACGGAACAAAGAAGATTCCACAAGCTGAGTAG
- a CDS encoding YkgJ family cysteine cluster protein, producing MAFDLVQIRKLAEEKEDENYRFRQFLKTKCNLEPDEIDRRVFASTRRVWAGIDCTKCANCCREVKPTFSEMEVGRLAHRLGTTREQFIESYLERSEPDCDNPWITRTTPCPFLKDNRCSVYEDRPADCSGYPYLYESDFVCRTLGMIGRTFTCPIVYEVMEELKRSMRFPRRR from the coding sequence ATGGCCTTCGATCTTGTTCAGATACGCAAGCTCGCCGAGGAAAAGGAGGACGAAAATTATAGGTTTCGTCAGTTCCTAAAGACCAAATGCAATCTGGAGCCGGATGAAATTGACCGTCGTGTCTTTGCCAGCACGCGGCGCGTGTGGGCCGGAATCGACTGCACCAAGTGCGCCAACTGCTGTCGCGAGGTCAAGCCAACGTTCAGCGAGATGGAAGTCGGGCGCCTGGCACACCGTCTTGGAACGACGCGTGAACAATTCATCGAGTCGTATCTGGAACGCTCGGAACCGGATTGTGACAATCCTTGGATCACCCGCACGACTCCGTGTCCATTCCTGAAAGACAACCGGTGTAGCGTGTATGAAGATCGTCCTGCCGATTGCAGTGGTTATCCATACCTCTATGAGTCGGATTTCGTCTGTCGCACCCTGGGAATGATTGGTCGGACTTTTACTTGCCCAATCGTCTACGAGGTAATGGAGGAATTGAAGAGATCTATGCGTTTCCCGCGGCGACGATGA
- a CDS encoding alpha/beta hydrolase, whose translation MSGTLKSLLLQLVFISFVLSAFGQTPTPSAWPPSPEHTTVPLWSGGAPGPSTAKAPEQETTTAKDRQVAGRPVIRIGNVSVPTLTLYGVKSTPNSGPMPTVVVFPGGSYRILAIDLEGTEVCDWLNSIGVNCVLVKYRVPETGPFPKSGAALQDAQRAIGIVREHAAEWHIDPKRVGVLGFSAGGHLAAAVSTHYEQRLYPAVDAADQLSCRPDFAIILYPGYLANAEKNFEFSPDIPVTASTPPSFLVQAEDDGVHVENAVEYFMALKKAGVPAELHTYAQGGHGYGLRPTEKPVTRWPQLASRWLHTIGVLPGTGE comes from the coding sequence ATGTCCGGAACGCTGAAATCGCTGCTTCTGCAGCTCGTCTTCATCTCTTTCGTTCTTTCCGCCTTTGGGCAAACGCCAACACCTTCGGCCTGGCCACCGAGTCCGGAACATACAACCGTTCCTCTGTGGTCTGGCGGCGCGCCTGGCCCATCGACCGCCAAAGCACCAGAGCAGGAGACCACAACCGCGAAGGACCGTCAGGTTGCGGGACGCCCCGTGATTCGAATCGGCAATGTCTCCGTGCCGACGCTCACGCTGTATGGGGTCAAGAGCACGCCGAACTCAGGCCCTATGCCTACGGTGGTGGTGTTTCCCGGCGGAAGCTATCGCATCCTGGCGATCGACCTTGAGGGAACAGAGGTCTGCGACTGGCTGAACTCGATTGGCGTGAACTGCGTGCTGGTGAAGTATCGCGTGCCGGAGACCGGGCCGTTTCCCAAATCGGGCGCGGCGCTTCAGGATGCCCAGCGTGCTATCGGGATCGTGCGCGAGCATGCGGCAGAGTGGCACATCGATCCTAAGCGGGTGGGGGTCTTGGGATTCTCGGCAGGAGGGCATCTGGCTGCGGCCGTCAGCACGCATTATGAGCAGCGGCTGTATCCGGCGGTGGATGCGGCCGATCAACTGAGCTGCCGTCCTGACTTCGCCATCATCCTCTATCCCGGATATCTCGCGAATGCCGAAAAGAATTTCGAGTTCAGTCCGGACATTCCGGTGACAGCTTCAACGCCGCCGAGCTTCCTCGTGCAGGCGGAGGACGATGGCGTACACGTAGAGAACGCGGTCGAGTACTTCATGGCGCTGAAGAAAGCAGGCGTACCCGCGGAGCTGCACACCTACGCGCAAGGCGGCCACGGATATGGCCTGCGTCCGACGGAGAAGCCGGTAACAAGGTGGCCGCAGTTAGCCTCGCGCTGGCTGCATACGATCGGAGTTTTACCAGGGACGGGGGAATAG